The nucleotide sequence CCTTGCCTTGCGTCGAGACGGGCAGACCCATTTGCGCTTCTTTACTCAAGACGATCAGTTCGCGCCTCAAATCTATCGTTCGATCCGCCAGCGCCTCTATCATACTCTTTTCATCGGGTACGCGGCGGACCTTTGAAAAAAGCAGGAAGCGGCCGGGGTACTCATTGTACTCATAGAAATAGAGAGGCACATCGATTATGTTTATGCTTTTCAGCATTCTAAAATGGGCCCCGTCCAGCTTCGTAATGCTGACCACGTAACGTATGCCTGCGATGTCAAAAAATCGCTCCGCCTCTTCTATGGAGGAAAGAATCTTCATCCAGTTTATGAACAGGTCATACTGCGCTATCCTGAGTACTTCGGACCCTTCAACCGTATAGAGCCGTGACAAAGGGGCGTAGGCAGAACTCATGGAAGCCTTATCCTTGGGAAAACGGTTATACGTATTGTGTGTCTTCGGAGTCACAAAATACCTGTCCATCCGTCCTTTCTCAACGATCTCACTCGCAAACTCATGGGGTTGCATATAGAGGTCCCACTGAAGGCTGTTGTAAAACCCGTAGTTGGCGAGGAAGAGATCAAGCGCCAGAATAGCCACCATGAAGAGCATGACCGGGCTCTTGCGGCGGACCCGCCGGTAAACAAGCAGCAAGACACAGAAGAGAAAGGCAAAGAAACAGAACCTTCTGATATCGTGAATGTTCACATCTATGAGGTTATAAGCCTCAGGCTTGAAGCCGACGCTGTCAAAGAAATTCACGATCCGTTCCTTAAGCAGAACGGTTGACGACCACGCCAACGCGAAAAGGAACCCGAGATAGAAAAAGACATGGATGGCTCCGTGGATGCGCCTGTTTCCCTCCGCAATGCCGCTACGCAATTTGTCAAATCCAAGCCCCGAAGTAACAGAGATGATGAAGAAGAACAGGAACAGAAATTTGACGGGGTACCTCACACTGTTAAACGGCGGTATGCGATAGAGCAGTCTGTAGAGAGGTGTATTACCGCCCAGCGCAAAAACAAGGGAAAGGACAAGAAGGAGCGCGAGCAACCATCGTTTCTTACCGGTTGTCAAGAAATAGAATGTCGAAAGGCAGAAGGGCACGATCCCAAGATAGATCGTCTTGAGCCATGACTGGTTCTGCCAGTACTTCTGATCGTTCATCACGTTGCCAAAAAGATCCGGCACGAAAAACTGAATGGAGTCCCGCCAGGCCAGGGACCAGACGCTCGACTCGAAGTATGTGAGTCCACCCCGGCGTATGCTGTAACTCTTTAGCTCGTAAAAAGGCAGTATCTGCACAGCAGAGAGCAACAGGAAAAGAGAGAAAATGATGACGAGCGAGCGCATCCGCGTGTAGAAGCGAACGGGTTGGCCAATCAGGGAAGGCACAAAGAATGTGATGATAAAGAGCGTGAGGACACTCATCATGAAAATCTCGGGAGCGCCCGAGAGAAACTGCAGGAGAAGAAAGAACGAAACAAATACAGCGTAGCGAATGCGCCCGGTTTCGAAGTGTTTGAGGAAGAAAAGAAGGACGAACGGAAACCAGGAGACGGCAAACAGATGCGGCAGCAGATTATGAACCGACAGCAGGTAACCGGACAGCATGAAGATGAGCGCCCCGACAAAGGCCCCTTCTTCGGATGACTTCATGTGAACAAGAAACAGGTAGACCCCTATGGCCGCCAGCAGGAAGTGAAGGATAATCAGCCAGTTCCAAACAACGGGAAAAGGCAGGAACAGATAAAAAACGTGGGGAGGATAGAGCACACCGGGCTGCAGCGCCGCCAGAAGCGGGATGCCGGAATACTGATAAGGGTTCCAGAAGGGGAAGGTGCCATGCTTGAGAAGGTCCACCCAGAGGACTTTAGGCGGAATAAAGAAGGCAGAGAGGTCCCTCTCGATAAAGATCAGACGGCAGGACAGGACGCGATCAAAATAGACAAGTAGAAGGCCAAGCAAAATACAAAAATAGAACGCCCTGACAAGAGGTTTTCTCTCAAGCAGTTTCATTGTGACCACAACACCTACTGGTGAAGGTTTTGCTTCCTGAGTGTTCTCAGGCTTGCAAGAACCGAGCCCCTACACGATACATCTTTATATGCAGCCTTTTCAAGGTTCTGCGCACGGCTCAGCCTTCTGATCGCAAAGGACCTGAGAGAGAGGACAACCGGTTACGTGAAAAGAATATTGATTGTTGGACCCGCGGGAGGGAGTGCTTCTCTATGCTCTGCTATCAGGCGGAACGGGTGGCCTCTGCCGCCCTTTCCGCCCGTGCTTTCCAAATACGCCGCGCGTTATCACCACATGGTATACTGGGTACCGGCAATCGAGCCGTTTGTGGGAGCGGGTGCGGTATTCAGGTAAATCCCTACGTACTGGGTCGGTGGAATAGCATAGGTGGTAGCCGCCCCGTTACCCAGGGTGAACCCGTAGACCGAGGCGCCGACGGTGAGAGTCATGTTGGTTCCGTTGGCATCCACCGTAGTTTGCCAGTTACCGCCTTTCATTTCCATGCTGTAGAGGATTTCATTAAAACCGAATGTGGTCGTCTGCTGCGAAATGACCCTGTTTCCCCAGAGGATGGTGTTGGCGCCTCTCATGCCTCCGAGAATCCCCCTCACCGTTGCGTTGACCGCGTCCTGCCTCATATCAAGGTACCTCGGTATCGCAACAGCCGCTAAAATACCAAGAATGATGATGATGATGATTAATTCAATCAACGTAAAGCCTTTTCCGTTCCTCCGAAGATTCATCCAGATTCCTCCTTCTAGGATAGTTTTATAGCAATTCTCCCTGCTTTATTTATCGCAAGATTCCCAAGTAACTTAAGCCCTTGGGTTGCCCACATTGCCTTGACTTTCCCCTTAGCAAATTCGATACCATGATTGCGGCCCGTCCGCCTTCTCTTCTTTCTTTAACCACCACCGTGCTTCATTGCCTCCATCATTCCCCACCAAGGCAGAAATACTGCAAGTGCAATAAAGAGCACCATTCCCCCCAGGAATGTGATCAAAATCGGCTCGATCCACGATGACAAACGTGCCAGTGAATAACTCACCTCGCTGTCGTAGTGCGCCGACACCTCTCTCAGCATCTCCTCCAGCGACCCCGTATCCTCTCCGGTTGCAATAAGGTGCAGCACGAGGGGCGGAAAAATGCCGCTGTCTTTCATCGGCCTGGCAATGCCTCTGCCCTTCTCTATCTTCTGACTTATCTCAACTATTTTTCTCATAATCACAAGATTGCCCACTGTCCGGGCCACTATCTCCAGGGCGGTAACAATCGGCACTCCGGCGCGGATGAGGTTTTCCTGGACATAGGCAAACCTGCTCATGCAAATCTTGAGAAGAATGGCGCCCACAATAGGAAGCTTGAGCATAAGGTGATCTCTCATGAGCTTCCCTTGCTCGGTCCGTGTGTATACGTAGCCCGCAATGCAGATACCGACAACGCCTCCCAGGAGATATACACCGTATGCCTGGACCAGTTCGTTCAGCCCGAGCAGAATACGCGTGGGCAGGGGGAGCTTCATGGTCGATCCCTTGAAGAGAAGAGCGAACTTCGGTATGACGAATGTCACGAGTATGCCAAAGGCTATGATGATAGCACCCACCACCATAGCTGGATATCGCATGGCTGATTTGAAGGTTTCTCTCGTCTTCATCTGGAATTCGAGAAGCTGCGCCAGCCTTTCGAGCACTTCATCAAGCACGCCGCCTGTCTCGCCCGCCTTCACCATGCTGACGTACAGGTCCGAAAAAACTTCGCCATGCCCATCGAGCGCTTCGGAGAAACTCTCACCACGGTCAAGATCCTGCCAGACCTTCTTGATGACTTTTTTGAGTTTGCGGCTGTTCGTCTGTTCTTCAAGGGCCTTGAGCCCGGAAATGAGCGGCACACCCGCCTTTATCACCGTCCTCAGCTGGCGCGTGAAGAATATAATATCATCAAGCTTGACCCTGTCCAGCTTCGTC is from Syntrophorhabdales bacterium and encodes:
- a CDS encoding YfhO family protein, whose product is MKLLERKPLVRAFYFCILLGLLLVYFDRVLSCRLIFIERDLSAFFIPPKVLWVDLLKHGTFPFWNPYQYSGIPLLAALQPGVLYPPHVFYLFLPFPVVWNWLIILHFLLAAIGVYLFLVHMKSSEEGAFVGALIFMLSGYLLSVHNLLPHLFAVSWFPFVLLFFLKHFETGRIRYAVFVSFFLLLQFLSGAPEIFMMSVLTLFIITFFVPSLIGQPVRFYTRMRSLVIIFSLFLLLSAVQILPFYELKSYSIRRGGLTYFESSVWSLAWRDSIQFFVPDLFGNVMNDQKYWQNQSWLKTIYLGIVPFCLSTFYFLTTGKKRWLLALLLVLSLVFALGGNTPLYRLLYRIPPFNSVRYPVKFLFLFFFIISVTSGLGFDKLRSGIAEGNRRIHGAIHVFFYLGFLFALAWSSTVLLKERIVNFFDSVGFKPEAYNLIDVNIHDIRRFCFFAFLFCVLLLVYRRVRRKSPVMLFMVAILALDLFLANYGFYNSLQWDLYMQPHEFASEIVEKGRMDRYFVTPKTHNTYNRFPKDKASMSSAYAPLSRLYTVEGSEVLRIAQYDLFINWMKILSSIEEAERFFDIAGIRYVVSITKLDGAHFRMLKSINIIDVPLYFYEYNEYPGRFLLFSKVRRVPDEKSMIEALADRTIDLRRELIVLSKEAQMGLPVSTQGKVELVRYEPNNLVLKCTTDQGAFLYVSDAYYPGWRAYVDGQRTEILRANLAFRAVKLPPGQHTVLFRYVPTSFYAGLVATAIGLILSCLLIVKREK
- a CDS encoding type II secretion system F family protein: MAVFAYKARDERGSLVAGTMDADNHRTVSAHLDSMGLFPVSVSEKKGMSRASFEDFLTKLDRVKLDDIIFFTRQLRTVIKAGVPLISGLKALEEQTNSRKLKKVIKKVWQDLDRGESFSEALDGHGEVFSDLYVSMVKAGETGGVLDEVLERLAQLLEFQMKTRETFKSAMRYPAMVVGAIIIAFGILVTFVIPKFALLFKGSTMKLPLPTRILLGLNELVQAYGVYLLGGVVGICIAGYVYTRTEQGKLMRDHLMLKLPIVGAILLKICMSRFAYVQENLIRAGVPIVTALEIVARTVGNLVIMRKIVEISQKIEKGRGIARPMKDSGIFPPLVLHLIATGEDTGSLEEMLREVSAHYDSEVSYSLARLSSWIEPILITFLGGMVLFIALAVFLPWWGMMEAMKHGGG
- a CDS encoding prepilin-type N-terminal cleavage/methylation domain-containing protein, giving the protein MNLRRNGKGFTLIELIIIIIILGILAAVAIPRYLDMRQDAVNATVRGILGGMRGANTILWGNRVISQQTTTFGFNEILYSMEMKGGNWQTTVDANGTNMTLTVGASVYGFTLGNGAATTYAIPPTQYVGIYLNTAPAPTNGSIAGTQYTMW